A single genomic interval of Oreochromis aureus strain Israel breed Guangdong linkage group 12, ZZ_aureus, whole genome shotgun sequence harbors:
- the epgn gene encoding epigen, producing MVTQRQTYLEKPFLPAVTVLLLLAAAGHSAVVNDNLQTKATPLSNSSLTTQFSNSGMELPQVLPLHKPCRSEHASYCVNGGKCMYPQDSDKPSCICAPSYSGPRCMLAEPTRGVTMLDVEQVIGIVLGVFILIIFLGIAFYLFVYKRCTESTVPIKYVPAKTSV from the exons ATGGTCACACAAAGACAGACGTACCTGGAGAAAC cGTTTCTGCCGGCAGTGacagtgctgctgcttttggctGCAGCAGGACATTCTGCCGTGGTGAATGATAATCTCCAAACCAAAGCAACGCCTCTGTCAAACTCATCTCTGACCACTCAGTTTAGCAACA GTGGCATGGAGTTGCCTCAAGTCCTACCTTTACACAAGCCATGTAGAAGCGAACATGCTTCTTATTGTGTAAACGGTGGCAAGTGCATGTATCCGCAAGACAGTGACAAACCTTCTTGCAT CTGCGCACCCTCGTACAGCGGGCCACGCTGCATGCTTGCGGAACCAACTCGTGGTGTTACTATGCTCGATGTAGAGCAAGTCATTGGCATTGTTCTTGGGGTGTTCATACTCATCATATTTCTGGGGATCGCATTTTACTTGTTTGTCTACAAGAG gTGTACAGAATCGACGGTACCAATAAAATATGTACCTGCTAAGACCTCGGTGTGA